In Streptomyces ambofaciens ATCC 23877, a single genomic region encodes these proteins:
- a CDS encoding heat shock protein transcriptional repressor HspR, with translation MDGRRRNPYELTEDTPVYVISVAAQLSGLHPQTLRQYDRLGLVSPDRTAGRGRRYSARDIELLRQVQQLSQDEGINLAGIKRIIELENQVAALQARLAEMQDALEGAASAMRQREAAVHASYRRDLVPYQEVQQTSALVVWRPKRHGQSPD, from the coding sequence ATGGACGGTCGTCGGCGCAATCCGTATGAACTGACCGAGGACACCCCGGTCTACGTCATCTCGGTGGCGGCCCAGCTCTCCGGTCTGCACCCGCAGACCCTGCGTCAGTACGACCGCCTCGGCCTGGTCTCCCCGGACCGCACGGCCGGGCGCGGCCGGCGCTACTCGGCCCGCGACATCGAGCTGCTCCGTCAGGTGCAGCAGCTGTCGCAGGACGAGGGCATCAACCTGGCCGGAATCAAGCGCATCATCGAACTGGAGAACCAGGTCGCCGCGCTCCAGGCCCGCCTGGCCGAGATGCAGGACGCCCTGGAGGGCGCGGCGTCGGCGATGCGCCAGCGCGAGGCGGCGGTGCACGCGTCGTACCGCCGCGACCTGGTCCCCTACCAGGAGGTCCAGCAGACCAGCGCCCTGGTGGTGTGGCGGCCCAAGCGGCACGGACAGTCCCCGGACTGA